A region of Thermobifida halotolerans DNA encodes the following proteins:
- the kynU gene encoding kynureninase: MTTPITRDDCAARDAADPLAPFRDEFVLPDGIVYLDGNSLGALPRATPARVAELVEREWGQRLIASWNDAGWWDKPRTLGAMLAPLVGAAADEVVVGDGTSANLFKTLVAALRLNPDRRVVVGEAGNFPTDLYVTQGVVELFDGASVRPADVDGGGLAAALEPGDVAVVLLSHVDYRTGALRDMAAVTELAHAHGALVVWDLCHSVGALPVALSQAGADFAVGCTYKYLNAGPGAPAFTYVARRHHDRARQPLSGWHGHARPFDFADDYEPAQGASRFLSGSQPLVAAAALEASLDLWARVDMERVRAKSLALTDLFLELTAPAGLECATPLEHARRGSQVSLRHPDGYPMVQALIARGVVGDFRAPDILRFGFAPLYLRYVDVHDAATALVEVVESGEWRDPRHARRAQVT, from the coding sequence TTGACCACCCCCATCACCCGCGACGACTGCGCCGCGCGGGACGCCGCCGACCCGCTGGCCCCCTTCCGCGACGAGTTCGTCCTGCCCGACGGCATCGTCTACCTCGACGGCAACTCCCTGGGCGCGCTGCCCCGGGCGACCCCCGCACGGGTCGCCGAGCTGGTCGAGCGCGAGTGGGGCCAACGACTCATCGCCAGTTGGAACGACGCCGGCTGGTGGGACAAGCCGCGCACCCTCGGCGCGATGCTCGCGCCGCTGGTCGGCGCCGCGGCCGACGAGGTCGTCGTCGGCGACGGCACCTCGGCGAACCTGTTCAAGACGCTGGTGGCGGCGCTGCGGCTGAACCCCGACCGCCGGGTGGTGGTGGGCGAGGCCGGGAACTTCCCCACCGACCTGTACGTCACCCAGGGGGTCGTGGAGCTTTTCGACGGGGCGAGCGTCCGACCGGCCGACGTGGACGGCGGCGGACTGGCCGCCGCGCTGGAACCCGGCGACGTCGCCGTGGTGCTGCTCAGCCACGTGGACTACCGCACCGGCGCGCTGCGCGACATGGCCGCGGTGACCGAACTCGCGCACGCCCACGGCGCGCTCGTCGTGTGGGATCTGTGCCACAGCGTGGGGGCGCTGCCCGTCGCGCTGTCACAGGCGGGCGCGGACTTCGCCGTGGGCTGCACCTACAAGTACCTCAACGCCGGTCCCGGCGCGCCCGCCTTCACCTACGTCGCCCGCCGCCACCACGACCGCGCCCGCCAGCCCCTCAGCGGCTGGCACGGGCACGCCCGGCCGTTCGACTTCGCCGACGACTACGAGCCCGCGCAGGGGGCGAGCCGGTTCCTCAGCGGATCGCAGCCGCTGGTCGCCGCGGCCGCGCTGGAGGCGAGCCTGGACCTGTGGGCGCGCGTCGACATGGAGCGGGTGCGCGCCAAGAGCCTGGCGCTGACCGACCTGTTCCTGGAGTTGACCGCTCCGGCCGGGCTGGAGTGCGCCACCCCGCTGGAGCACGCCCGCCGCGGCAGCCAGGTCTCGCTGCGCCACCCCGACGGCTACCCGATGGTGCAGGCCCTCATCGCCCGCGGAGTCGTCGGGGACTTCCGGGCTCCCGACATCCTGCGGTTCGGCTTCGCCCCGCTGTACCTGCGTTACGTGGACGTCCACGACGCGGCCACCGCACTGGTCGAGGTCGTGGAGTCGGGGGAGTGGCGCGACCCCCGCCACGCCCGGCGCGCGCAGGTCACCTGA
- a CDS encoding DUF4031 domain-containing protein, giving the protein MSVLIDPPAWPGPRGLLWSHLVSDSSYAELHAFARELGLPVRAFDRDHYDVPETLYGRALALGALAVSSRTIVARLHASGLRRRKPGRVLG; this is encoded by the coding sequence GTGAGCGTCCTCATCGACCCGCCCGCGTGGCCGGGACCGCGCGGCCTGCTCTGGTCCCACCTGGTCAGCGACTCCTCCTACGCGGAGCTGCACGCGTTCGCCCGCGAACTCGGGCTGCCCGTGCGCGCCTTCGACCGGGACCACTACGACGTGCCCGAGACCCTCTACGGCAGGGCGCTGGCGCTGGGCGCGCTGGCCGTGTCGAGCCGCACGATCGTGGCCCGCCTGCACGCCTCAGGACTGCGACGGCGCAAACCCGGACGCGTCCTCGGCTAG
- a CDS encoding CGNR zinc finger domain-containing protein encodes MQFNTYGGTGALLAAALLNAPDHRAPTLSAVLTEYGITDPVIDDEQAARFSPWIERLRPVFGEEDPERQIAIVNTLLTDSTNGVQVSTHHGRVPAHLHYVMQTLDTVDRVRATTAGGLAVALCGAGGHRLGRCARAGCALVFVDTSRNGRRRFCSVTCANRVNVAAHRARSRAR; translated from the coding sequence ATGCAGTTCAACACTTACGGAGGGACGGGAGCCCTCCTTGCCGCCGCGCTGCTCAACGCGCCGGACCACCGCGCCCCGACCCTGAGCGCGGTCCTCACCGAGTACGGCATCACCGACCCGGTCATCGACGACGAGCAGGCGGCCCGGTTCTCCCCGTGGATCGAGCGGCTGCGGCCGGTCTTCGGGGAGGAGGACCCGGAGCGCCAGATCGCGATCGTCAACACGCTGCTCACCGACTCCACGAACGGCGTGCAGGTCTCCACGCACCACGGCCGCGTCCCCGCCCATCTGCACTACGTCATGCAGACGCTGGACACGGTGGACCGGGTCAGGGCCACCACCGCGGGCGGGCTGGCCGTCGCCCTGTGCGGCGCGGGCGGTCACCGACTGGGCCGGTGCGCACGCGCGGGATGCGCACTCGTGTTCGTGGACACCTCTCGCAACGGCCGCCGCAGGTTCTGCTCGGTGACCTGCGCCAACCGGGTCAACGTCGCCGCCCACCGGGCCCGGAGCCGGGCCCGGTGA
- a CDS encoding Lrp/AsnC family transcriptional regulator — protein sequence MLDAVDWRILTELQEDGRLSYNELSRRVALSPPAVAERVRRMEERGVITGYHAHVDPAAVGLPVVALVQMGCYGPLCLLRDEAAVARPEILQLHRVTGDACCVLLVGVPSMEHFERLIDDLSEHGRPSSTMVLSSPVAWRAVTRPPTDR from the coding sequence ATGCTGGATGCGGTGGACTGGCGAATCCTCACCGAGCTACAGGAGGACGGCCGACTCTCCTACAACGAACTCTCCCGCCGGGTGGCGCTGTCGCCCCCGGCCGTCGCCGAACGGGTGCGCCGCATGGAGGAGCGCGGGGTGATCACCGGCTACCACGCCCACGTCGACCCCGCCGCCGTGGGTCTTCCGGTGGTCGCCCTGGTCCAGATGGGCTGCTACGGTCCGCTGTGCCTGCTGCGCGACGAGGCGGCCGTCGCGCGCCCGGAGATCCTGCAACTGCACCGGGTGACCGGCGACGCCTGCTGCGTGCTGCTCGTCGGCGTGCCGTCCATGGAGCACTTCGAACGGCTCATCGACGACCTCTCCGAACACGGCCGCCCCTCCTCGACGATGGTGCTGTCCTCCCCCGTCGCCTGGCGCGCGGTCACCCGCCCGCCGACCGACCGGTAG
- a CDS encoding tryptophan 2,3-dioxygenase, with translation MSPSAALSRRERAEHNGDRPTLSFDGATPYVRYGAIDTLLSLQRPNTDEPAETSFIITTQVMELLFTLVRHEWEQARDAVDADDVPAALAALRRAHGAQDVLVESWDLLATMTPTRFNRFRDQLGEASGFQSYTYRHLEFLLGNKSAAMIGPHRADPRARAELERALAEPSLYDAVLRLLHRRGLPVPAERVERDWTEAVEAHPDVVRVWAVVYADDRPGNELLDLAEALLDTAERVTRWRHRHLMAVKRAMGAKPGTGGSAGLRWLSRNAQQDVFPELWQLRTQI, from the coding sequence GTGTCCCCGTCAGCGGCCCTCTCCCGACGGGAGCGCGCCGAACACAACGGCGACCGCCCGACCCTGTCCTTCGACGGGGCCACCCCCTACGTCCGCTACGGCGCCATCGACACCCTGCTGTCGTTGCAGCGGCCCAACACCGACGAGCCCGCCGAGACCTCCTTCATCATCACCACGCAGGTGATGGAACTGCTGTTCACGCTCGTCCGGCACGAGTGGGAGCAGGCCCGCGACGCCGTGGACGCCGACGACGTGCCCGCCGCGCTGGCCGCGCTGCGCCGCGCCCACGGAGCCCAGGACGTGCTGGTGGAGTCGTGGGACCTGCTCGCCACGATGACGCCCACCCGGTTCAACCGGTTCCGCGACCAGTTGGGCGAGGCGTCGGGATTCCAGTCCTACACCTACCGCCACCTGGAGTTCCTGCTCGGCAACAAGTCCGCGGCCATGATCGGCCCGCACCGCGCCGACCCCCGGGCGCGCGCGGAGCTGGAGCGCGCGCTGGCCGAGCCGAGCCTCTATGACGCGGTGCTGCGGCTGCTGCACCGGCGCGGACTCCCGGTGCCCGCCGAACGGGTCGAGCGCGACTGGACCGAGGCGGTCGAGGCGCACCCGGACGTGGTGCGCGTCTGGGCGGTGGTCTACGCCGACGACCGGCCCGGAAACGAGCTGCTCGACCTGGCCGAGGCGCTGCTCGACACCGCCGAGCGGGTGACCCGGTGGCGGCACCGCCACCTGATGGCGGTCAAGCGCGCCATGGGGGCCAAGCCGGGGACCGGGGGATCGGCCGGGCTGCGATGGTTGAGCAGGAACGCCCAGCAGGACGTCTTCCCCGAACTCTGGCAGTTGCGCACCCAGATCTGA